Proteins co-encoded in one Cytobacillus sp. NJ13 genomic window:
- the kapD gene encoding 3'-5' exonuclease KapD, with the protein MGEEHQYLFIDFEFTMPEKGSAFRGFFPEIIEAGIVSVISNQVCEEFSSYVTPVRFPILSERCKSFLHITQEQVDQGIDFLELVKKMMDMNRNRPCTIVTWGNMDMKVLRNNCSQAGVDFPFRGREVDLSMEYKRFFGDQNQTGLWKAVQEYGKEGTGKHHRALDDALTTYNIFRLVEKDKKYLQKPEPTTIGDRVDFSKLFNKFA; encoded by the coding sequence ATGGGGGAGGAACACCAATACCTATTTATTGATTTTGAGTTTACCATGCCTGAGAAAGGCAGTGCTTTCAGAGGGTTTTTTCCGGAAATTATCGAAGCGGGAATTGTATCAGTCATCAGCAATCAAGTTTGTGAAGAGTTCTCTTCATATGTAACTCCTGTCCGGTTTCCGATATTGTCCGAGCGCTGCAAATCCTTTCTGCATATAACACAGGAACAGGTAGACCAGGGCATCGATTTTCTTGAACTGGTGAAAAAAATGATGGATATGAACAGGAACCGTCCATGCACGATCGTTACGTGGGGAAATATGGATATGAAGGTGCTTAGGAATAATTGCAGCCAGGCTGGAGTTGATTTTCCGTTCAGAGGCAGGGAAGTGGATCTTTCGATGGAATATAAGCGTTTTTTTGGGGACCAAAACCAGACAGGATTATGGAAAGCCGTTCAAGAATATGGTAAGGAAGGAACAGGAAAACATCACCGAGCTTTAGATGATGCCTTAACGACTTACAATATTTTCAGATTGGTAGAAAAAGATAAGAAGTATCTGCAGAAGCCGGAACCTACTACAATTGGCGATCGGGTGGACTTCTCGAAACTGTTTAATAAATTTGCCTGA
- a CDS encoding DUF1871 family protein — protein sequence MEIQQTNLLLVYTLDQWDPFGVGPGNYDTEIADSVQAVHDLDDQVRLARKIQSIYEFSFEEIIPLEKCKVISGRLLEIKNNGSCAI from the coding sequence ATGGAAATCCAGCAAACGAATCTTTTGCTTGTCTACACCCTGGATCAGTGGGATCCATTCGGTGTGGGGCCGGGCAACTATGACACTGAAATTGCGGATTCAGTCCAAGCCGTCCATGATCTGGATGATCAGGTGAGATTGGCCAGGAAGATTCAATCCATTTATGAATTCTCGTTCGAGGAAATCATTCCTTTGGAAAAATGCAAAGTAATCTCCGGGCGTCTTCTGGAAATCAAGAATAATGGCTCCTGTGCTATTTAG
- a CDS encoding group 1 truncated hemoglobin: protein MAEQTLYEKVGGGEAIEKVVDYFYEELVLKDPTVNQFFEHTDMIKQKRHQSKFISYALGGPNQYSGNSMAKAHEGMNLQPEHFNAIAKHLHDALAHFGVSERDIDEALTRVAALRDDILYK from the coding sequence ATGGCAGAACAGACACTTTACGAAAAAGTAGGCGGCGGAGAAGCCATTGAAAAGGTGGTTGATTATTTTTACGAGGAACTGGTATTAAAGGATCCGACCGTCAATCAATTTTTTGAGCATACGGATATGATTAAGCAAAAACGCCATCAATCCAAGTTCATCAGCTATGCATTAGGCGGTCCTAATCAATATTCAGGCAATTCCATGGCAAAAGCACATGAGGGTATGAACCTGCAGCCCGAACACTTTAATGCGATTGCCAAGCATCTGCATGATGCTCTTGCCCACTTTGGAGTGAGTGAGAGGGATATCGACGAAGCTTTGACTCGCGTTGCAGCGCTTCGGGACGATATTCTATACAAATAA
- a CDS encoding PH domain-containing protein produces MGIFDGFIGNASEADINEVQKEFSAVLAPSEQVEKAYRLVRDLFIFTNKRLILVDKQGITGKKTEYHSIPYKNITHFSIETAGSFDLEAELKIWISGSDEPIEKHFNKNLNIYEVQSVLAEYVL; encoded by the coding sequence TTGGGAATTTTCGATGGTTTTATCGGTAATGCATCTGAAGCGGACATTAATGAGGTTCAGAAGGAATTTTCAGCAGTCCTTGCCCCGAGTGAACAGGTTGAAAAAGCCTACAGGCTCGTCCGCGATTTATTCATTTTTACAAACAAGCGCCTGATTCTGGTGGATAAGCAAGGAATCACAGGGAAAAAAACCGAGTATCATTCCATCCCTTACAAAAACATCACCCATTTTAGCATTGAAACTGCTGGCAGCTTCGATCTGGAGGCCGAATTAAAAATTTGGATCTCAGGATCAGACGAACCAATTGAAAAGCATTTTAATAAAAACTTGAACATATACGAAGTGCAGAGCGTCCTTGCTGAATATGTACTATGA
- the yugI gene encoding S1 domain-containing post-transcriptional regulator GSP13, producing MSEKIEVGSVITGKVTGIQPYGAFVALDENTQGLVHISEVTHGFVKDINEHLKVGDEVKVKVLSVDEEAGKIGLSIRATEEAPQAEAKARKPRKRQAAPIKMEDESAQGFNTLKDKLQEWIDQSQREDLIKK from the coding sequence ATGTCTGAGAAAATCGAAGTAGGCAGTGTTATTACAGGAAAGGTAACAGGTATTCAGCCATATGGTGCGTTTGTGGCATTAGATGAGAATACACAGGGATTAGTGCACATTTCCGAAGTGACTCATGGTTTCGTTAAAGATATCAATGAGCATCTTAAAGTGGGCGATGAAGTAAAGGTGAAAGTGCTATCTGTTGACGAAGAAGCAGGAAAAATTGGTCTATCAATCCGTGCAACAGAAGAAGCTCCACAAGCAGAAGCGAAAGCTAGAAAGCCTCGCAAGCGCCAGGCAGCTCCAATCAAAATGGAAGACGAATCTGCACAGGGATTCAACACACTTAAGGATAAGCTTCAAGAGTGGATTGACCAGTCTCAGCGCGAGGATCTTATTAAGAAGTAA
- the nhaC gene encoding Na+/H+ antiporter NhaC: MQETGKKIPFWFSVLPLLVMIAAMIITIVKFEGSPHVPLITGTIVSAFIAWRFGYKWNDIEEGFYKGIKLALPAILIIIMVGLTIGSWIGGGIVATMVFYGLKLMTPSMFLVSICTICAIVTLAIGSSWSTMGTIGVAGMGIGISMGIPAPMVAGAIISGAYFGDKMSPLSDTTNLAAGITGTDLFEHIKHMFYTTLPALAIAIIAYWFLGRQFGGDDLNNEKITGVMNVLSENFVISPWLLLVPVIVIGLVAKKVPALPALAVGVFLGWLCHIFVQGGAVGDAVNTLQGGFSIESGNAMVDELFNRGGIDDMMYTVSLTIVAMAFGGVMEQTGMLKAIVEQILKLARSARSLVATTVLSAFFTNVAAAEQYISILLPGRMYTQAFKDKNLQSKNLSRALEDGGTVTSVFVPWNTCAVFIMSTLAVHPFEYAPYAILNFTVPILAIIFAMLGYKITFMSDQERKEMEEKDQIAS; the protein is encoded by the coding sequence ATGCAAGAAACAGGAAAGAAAATCCCATTCTGGTTTTCAGTGCTGCCCCTGCTGGTGATGATTGCTGCCATGATTATTACAATTGTTAAGTTTGAGGGAAGCCCTCATGTGCCTTTAATTACTGGAACAATTGTATCCGCTTTCATCGCCTGGCGTTTTGGCTATAAGTGGAACGATATTGAGGAAGGCTTCTATAAAGGCATTAAGTTAGCGCTCCCGGCTATTCTGATTATTATAATGGTCGGTTTGACAATTGGCTCCTGGATAGGCGGGGGAATTGTCGCGACCATGGTCTTTTACGGATTAAAACTGATGACGCCATCTATGTTTTTAGTCTCAATTTGTACTATCTGTGCCATTGTCACTCTGGCAATCGGAAGCTCATGGTCGACAATGGGAACGATTGGCGTTGCTGGAATGGGAATTGGAATCAGCATGGGCATACCGGCCCCGATGGTGGCAGGAGCTATCATCTCAGGTGCCTATTTCGGAGATAAAATGTCTCCGCTGTCTGACACGACTAATCTGGCTGCGGGAATCACAGGCACGGATCTTTTTGAGCATATAAAACATATGTTTTACACAACCCTTCCGGCGCTGGCCATTGCCATTATTGCTTATTGGTTTTTGGGAAGGCAATTTGGCGGGGATGATTTGAATAATGAAAAAATTACTGGTGTAATGAATGTTTTATCAGAGAACTTTGTCATCTCTCCTTGGCTTTTATTGGTGCCTGTAATTGTTATAGGGTTAGTGGCAAAAAAGGTGCCTGCACTGCCTGCGCTTGCGGTTGGTGTTTTCCTTGGCTGGCTTTGCCATATTTTTGTCCAGGGCGGTGCTGTGGGGGATGCTGTCAACACTCTTCAGGGCGGATTTTCAATTGAATCAGGCAACGCAATGGTGGACGAGCTTTTCAATAGAGGCGGCATTGACGATATGATGTACACCGTGTCCCTTACGATTGTGGCGATGGCCTTCGGTGGAGTTATGGAGCAGACAGGCATGTTAAAAGCCATAGTTGAACAGATACTGAAATTAGCTCGTTCAGCAAGAAGCTTAGTAGCAACTACTGTACTATCTGCCTTCTTTACAAATGTGGCGGCTGCAGAGCAGTATATTTCCATACTGCTGCCGGGAAGAATGTATACACAGGCATTTAAGGATAAAAATCTGCAATCCAAAAATCTTTCACGGGCACTTGAAGATGGCGGTACGGTCACTTCTGTTTTTGTTCCATGGAATACTTGTGCAGTGTTTATCATGTCAACACTGGCCGTTCATCCCTTTGAATATGCACCTTACGCGATTTTAAATTTCACTGTGCCAATCCTGGCTATTATCTTTGCCATGCTTGGCTACAAAATTACTTTCATGAGTGATCAGGAACGAAAAGAAATGGAAGAAAAAGATCAAATAGCATCATAA
- a CDS encoding kinase-associated lipoprotein B — MAEVMIGDKVTAIYKTGKYIGEVTDIRPQHYLVRVLAVLKHPMQGDLHNPKEADVMLFHERRALAYREQTNVPKQMVKPFKDEMPDYKDSLQIALDKMKTELEGDSSPWAEQSIRNLDSLEKDYFK; from the coding sequence TTGGCAGAAGTAATGATCGGCGACAAAGTAACAGCCATCTATAAAACAGGCAAATATATCGGGGAAGTTACAGATATCCGGCCACAGCATTACCTGGTCAGAGTGCTGGCGGTCTTAAAGCATCCAATGCAGGGCGATTTGCATAATCCAAAAGAGGCGGACGTGATGCTTTTCCATGAGCGCCGTGCGCTTGCATACAGAGAGCAGACCAATGTGCCTAAGCAGATGGTAAAGCCCTTTAAAGATGAAATGCCAGATTATAAGGATTCGCTGCAAATAGCTTTGGATAAAATGAAAACGGAGCTGGAAGGAGATTCTTCTCCCTGGGCAGAACAAAGCATAAGGAATCTTGACTCATTGGAAAAGGATTATTTTAAGTAA
- a CDS encoding superoxide dismutase family protein, translating into MRKALMLGFVLLLLLSGCGEENITNTEVEMFNAAGDSLGTIKVQEQASGVKLSGDLSGLPPGELAIHIHEKAECAPPEFKSAGNHFNPDNKEHGLLHPKGSHAGDLPNLIVEDDGKVKIDFMAPQVTLKEDKNSLLTKEGTSIVIHDGPDDGMTQPAGDSGERIACGRISKDKEEEGQKKAQDDQSTEE; encoded by the coding sequence ATGAGAAAAGCGCTGATGCTTGGTTTTGTTCTTCTTCTTCTTCTGTCCGGCTGCGGGGAAGAGAACATTACGAATACGGAAGTTGAAATGTTTAATGCTGCAGGTGATTCATTAGGCACAATTAAGGTGCAGGAACAGGCGAGCGGAGTAAAATTGAGCGGGGATCTGAGCGGACTGCCGCCGGGGGAACTTGCCATCCATATACATGAAAAGGCTGAATGCGCCCCCCCTGAATTTAAATCAGCCGGAAACCATTTTAACCCGGACAATAAAGAGCATGGGCTGCTTCACCCGAAAGGCTCACATGCCGGTGATCTCCCCAACCTGATTGTTGAGGATGACGGCAAGGTTAAGATTGACTTTATGGCGCCCCAGGTTACATTAAAAGAAGACAAAAATTCTTTGCTGACAAAGGAAGGGACCTCCATTGTCATCCATGACGGGCCAGATGATGGCATGACTCAGCCGGCTGGAGATTCAGGAGAACGCATTGCCTGCGGCCGTATTTCAAAAGATAAAGAAGAAGAAGGGCAGAAAAAAGCACAGGACGATCAATCAACAGAAGAATAA
- a CDS encoding helix-turn-helix transcriptional regulator: protein MSNIGHNIKACRERVNMTQQQLALKVRVGTGTIAKYENGDQIPDTQTVLKISTALDIPASELLEQELQKGQSGIDYEIEQLVREIGTKKAKLILRKAKEFSEEDFLRVMQMLYEIKYDQKVL from the coding sequence ATGTCAAATATCGGCCATAACATTAAAGCTTGCCGCGAACGTGTAAATATGACCCAGCAGCAGCTCGCATTAAAAGTGAGAGTTGGGACGGGGACGATTGCAAAATATGAAAATGGAGACCAGATTCCTGATACCCAGACTGTTTTAAAAATTTCAACCGCCCTCGATATACCAGCTTCTGAGCTGCTTGAACAGGAACTTCAGAAGGGCCAGTCAGGAATCGATTATGAAATCGAACAGCTTGTGCGTGAAATTGGCACCAAAAAAGCAAAGCTCATCTTGCGCAAAGCAAAGGAATTCAGCGAGGAAGACTTCCTCCGTGTTATGCAAATGCTATATGAAATCAAATATGACCAAAAAGTATTATAA
- a CDS encoding MalY/PatB family protein, translating into MNRFNFHQKISRENTASVKWDRTKEVFGRSDVLPMWVADMDFQPPEEVKNAIEDRMAHGVYGYTYAPDSTAESIGQWLDKRHGWKIENEWILYSTGVVPSIATAIQAFTEKEDKVMLQSPVYTPFFEMIKQNGRTVVNSQLKLENGRYEIDFADFENKLKEGVKLFLLCNPHNPGGRMWTEEELRKIGELCVKYDCLILSDEIHSDLIYKGHKHYPVASMDPRFAELTVTCIAPTKTWNLAGIQASAAIISNEKLRKAFQAEQHKQGFFTLSAFGIIGMEAAYRHGEEWLDGLMDYLDENKRTAAEFIGEHLPGIRLMEPDGTYLLWLDCRGLGLTDAELRHSLLEKGKLALEPGPKYGPGGEGFVRMNIACPHEVLAEGLERLKSAFG; encoded by the coding sequence TTGAATCGTTTTAATTTCCATCAAAAAATCAGCAGGGAAAATACAGCTTCTGTTAAGTGGGATCGGACCAAGGAGGTTTTTGGCAGATCCGATGTATTGCCCATGTGGGTGGCAGACATGGACTTTCAGCCTCCTGAAGAAGTAAAGAATGCCATTGAAGACAGAATGGCTCATGGGGTCTACGGATACACGTATGCACCGGATTCAACTGCAGAATCTATCGGACAATGGCTTGACAAGCGGCATGGCTGGAAAATCGAAAATGAGTGGATTCTATACAGCACAGGAGTCGTTCCCTCCATCGCAACTGCCATCCAGGCTTTTACTGAAAAAGAGGATAAAGTAATGCTGCAGTCTCCGGTATATACTCCATTCTTTGAGATGATTAAACAGAATGGGCGCACAGTCGTTAATTCTCAGCTGAAACTCGAGAATGGCCGGTACGAAATTGATTTTGCCGATTTTGAAAACAAATTGAAAGAGGGCGTGAAACTATTCCTGCTCTGCAATCCGCACAATCCGGGCGGCCGAATGTGGACAGAAGAGGAACTGAGGAAAATAGGGGAGCTATGTGTTAAATATGATTGCCTTATTCTTTCCGACGAGATCCATTCCGATTTAATTTATAAAGGCCATAAGCATTATCCCGTTGCTTCAATGGATCCGCGATTTGCAGAACTTACGGTCACCTGCATAGCTCCCACAAAAACCTGGAACCTTGCAGGGATTCAAGCTTCTGCTGCCATTATAAGCAATGAGAAGCTGCGGAAAGCTTTTCAGGCTGAACAGCACAAGCAAGGATTCTTCACGCTGTCCGCTTTTGGAATTATCGGCATGGAAGCAGCTTACCGCCATGGTGAGGAATGGCTCGATGGTCTAATGGATTATCTGGATGAGAATAAAAGAACTGCTGCTGAATTTATCGGGGAACACCTTCCGGGTATTCGTCTGATGGAGCCAGATGGCACATATCTGCTATGGCTTGATTGCCGCGGATTGGGATTAACTGATGCCGAACTGCGCCATAGCCTTTTGGAAAAAGGGAAACTCGCCCTGGAGCCAGGCCCGAAATACGGTCCAGGGGGCGAAGGATTTGTTCGAATGAATATTGCCTGCCCTCATGAAGTATTGGCGGAAGGGCTGGAGAGGCTGAAAAGCGCTTTTGGGTGA
- a CDS encoding peptidylprolyl isomerase, with amino-acid sequence MKWRFLTPILFLMLILSACGTSTEKEADKANGSDAEESQADNQASETPDSFPQLTEEVQGNERLVEMQTSKGNIKIKLFPDQAPKAVENFIKHSEDGYYDGLIFHRVIKDFMIQGGDPEGTGMGGESIYGEAFEDEFSNELYNIRGALSMANSGPNTNGSQFFIVQNTTLDPSLKEQMEKAGYPEEMIKAYEKGGTPWLDNKHTVFGQVVEGMDVVDSIAAVETAEQDKPAEDVVIEKIEVLK; translated from the coding sequence ATGAAGTGGCGTTTTTTAACTCCGATTCTTTTTCTAATGCTGATCCTGTCAGCATGCGGGACAAGCACTGAAAAAGAAGCGGACAAGGCAAATGGCTCTGATGCAGAAGAAAGCCAGGCAGATAACCAGGCAAGCGAAACACCGGACAGCTTTCCGCAATTAACCGAAGAAGTCCAGGGAAATGAAAGACTGGTGGAAATGCAGACATCAAAAGGGAATATTAAAATTAAACTTTTCCCGGATCAGGCTCCCAAAGCAGTTGAAAATTTCATTAAGCATAGTGAAGATGGCTATTACGACGGCTTGATTTTCCACCGTGTCATTAAGGACTTTATGATCCAGGGCGGTGACCCTGAGGGAACCGGCATGGGCGGAGAAAGCATTTACGGTGAAGCTTTTGAGGATGAATTCTCCAATGAGCTTTATAATATCCGCGGAGCATTATCCATGGCGAATTCTGGTCCCAATACTAACGGAAGCCAATTCTTTATTGTCCAGAACACAACACTTGATCCAAGCTTGAAAGAGCAAATGGAAAAGGCCGGTTATCCGGAAGAAATGATCAAAGCTTATGAAAAAGGCGGTACACCCTGGCTTGACAATAAGCACACCGTTTTTGGACAAGTTGTTGAGGGAATGGATGTAGTTGACAGCATCGCAGCAGTTGAAACAGCCGAACAGGACAAGCCTGCGGAAGATGTGGTCATTGAAAAGATCGAGGTATTAAAATAA
- a CDS encoding aminotransferase, whose amino-acid sequence MNATKSYLSKTVEELKPSGIRRFFDLAAGMEGVISLGVGEPDFITPWSVREAAILSLEQGYTSYTANAGLMELRDEIAGYMQKGFGVSYSPRSEIIVTVGASQALDIALRAILDPGDEVIVVEPSFVSYVPLVALAGGVPVQVQTLKENGFKILPEQLEKVITDRTKAIILCSPNNPTGTMLSGSELEAIAQIAEKYDLLVLSDEIYAELAYDGEYTSFAAISEMKKRTILISGFSKGFAMTGWRLGFVCAPETISQAMLKIHQYAMMCAPTMAQFAALEALKTGRSDVEDMKKSYKRRRNYFVQSLNELGLTCHVPGGAFYAFPSIESTGLSSEEFAEKLLLEEKVAVVPGNIFGESGEGHVRCSYATSMELLQEAIKRIGLFLKRNQKA is encoded by the coding sequence ATGAATGCAACTAAGTCCTATTTATCCAAAACGGTAGAAGAGCTGAAGCCTTCCGGGATTCGCCGCTTTTTTGACCTTGCTGCAGGAATGGAAGGGGTCATCTCCCTTGGAGTGGGGGAACCTGATTTCATCACACCCTGGTCAGTGCGTGAAGCAGCCATCCTATCCCTTGAGCAGGGATATACCTCCTATACGGCTAATGCAGGGTTAATGGAGCTTCGGGATGAAATTGCAGGCTATATGCAGAAAGGCTTCGGAGTTTCTTATTCTCCCCGGAGTGAAATAATTGTGACGGTGGGAGCGAGCCAGGCGCTGGACATAGCACTTAGGGCAATCCTCGATCCGGGTGATGAAGTAATTGTAGTAGAACCAAGCTTTGTTTCCTATGTGCCATTAGTCGCTCTTGCTGGCGGTGTGCCTGTTCAGGTCCAGACTTTAAAAGAGAATGGGTTTAAGATTCTGCCTGAGCAGCTGGAAAAAGTAATTACCGACCGGACTAAAGCCATTATACTTTGCTCCCCCAATAATCCAACTGGAACAATGTTAAGTGGAAGTGAACTGGAGGCAATCGCCCAAATAGCTGAAAAGTACGATTTGCTGGTTCTTTCTGATGAAATTTATGCAGAGCTTGCTTATGATGGCGAGTATACGAGTTTTGCTGCAATCAGCGAAATGAAAAAAAGAACCATCTTGATCTCGGGATTTTCAAAGGGGTTTGCCATGACAGGCTGGAGATTGGGGTTTGTCTGCGCGCCTGAGACGATCTCCCAGGCGATGCTGAAAATTCACCAGTATGCGATGATGTGTGCGCCCACGATGGCCCAGTTTGCCGCTCTGGAAGCCTTGAAAACCGGCAGATCAGATGTCGAGGATATGAAAAAGAGCTATAAGCGCAGGCGGAATTATTTTGTTCAGTCCCTAAATGAACTTGGATTAACATGCCATGTGCCGGGCGGAGCCTTTTATGCTTTCCCATCTATTGAAAGCACGGGACTTTCTTCTGAAGAATTTGCAGAAAAGCTGCTGCTGGAGGAAAAGGTAGCGGTGGTGCCAGGCAACATTTTTGGCGAAAGCGGGGAAGGCCATGTACGCTGCTCTTATGCCACTTCCATGGAACTTCTGCAGGAAGCAATTAAGAGAATTGGCCTTTTCTTGAAGCGAAACCAAAAGGCATAA
- a CDS encoding Lrp/AsnC family transcriptional regulator — translation MKLTEKQIEVLEILENNSARIPVEDIAKMAELSKEETETILDKLEEMKVLVRYNSVINWSKVDGHEGVTAMIDVKVAPKRGVGFDEVAQRIYRFKEVRSVYLMSGAYDLSVIIEGRSMNEVARFVSEKLSTLDSVLSTTTHFILKKYKHDGTIFEQNEDDKRIVVSP, via the coding sequence GTGAAATTAACTGAAAAGCAAATAGAGGTTTTGGAAATTTTAGAAAACAACAGTGCGCGAATCCCTGTGGAAGACATTGCAAAAATGGCTGAATTAAGTAAGGAGGAAACTGAAACTATTTTAGATAAACTCGAGGAAATGAAAGTGCTCGTGCGTTATAATTCCGTTATTAACTGGTCAAAAGTCGACGGTCATGAAGGCGTTACAGCTATGATTGATGTGAAGGTCGCTCCAAAGCGCGGGGTAGGATTTGATGAAGTTGCACAGAGAATTTACCGTTTTAAAGAGGTAAGGTCTGTCTATTTAATGTCCGGGGCATATGATCTTTCTGTCATCATCGAAGGCCGTTCCATGAATGAAGTTGCCCGATTTGTATCAGAAAAGTTGTCGACTCTCGATTCTGTCTTATCGACAACCACACATTTCATCCTAAAAAAATATAAGCATGACGGGACTATTTTTGAACAAAATGAAGACGACAAACGAATTGTGGTGTCACCGTAA
- a CDS encoding nuclease-related domain-containing protein codes for MITKLRFEPKELEILRFLSRRLELPLKNENQYLHLEKGYAGEQHFDRELQDLPDSCIILNDLLLENSNTHFQIDTLLIAGGTIFVFEVKNYEGDYYIENERWYSLLSRTDIKNPLLQLQRSETLLRGLLKELGFHLSIKSHLIFINPGFQLYQAPINIPAVFPAQLKRFLEKLKAYS; via the coding sequence ATGATAACCAAACTCCGTTTCGAACCAAAGGAGCTGGAAATCCTCCGCTTTCTCTCCCGCCGCCTGGAGCTGCCTTTGAAAAATGAAAATCAGTATCTGCATTTAGAGAAGGGCTATGCAGGCGAGCAGCATTTTGACAGGGAGCTTCAGGACTTGCCAGACTCTTGCATTATTTTAAATGATCTATTGCTGGAAAACAGCAATACCCATTTCCAAATCGATACTCTCCTTATCGCCGGCGGCACTATATTTGTCTTTGAAGTGAAAAACTACGAAGGGGACTATTACATAGAAAATGAAAGATGGTATTCCCTGCTGTCCAGAACAGATATAAAAAATCCCCTCCTCCAGCTGCAGAGAAGCGAAACCCTTTTACGTGGCCTCCTTAAAGAATTAGGCTTCCACCTTTCCATTAAATCACACCTGATCTTCATTAACCCCGGCTTTCAGCTTTATCAAGCTCCTATAAACATTCCTGCAGTATTTCCTGCGCAGCTTAAACGATTTCTGGAGAAATTAAAAGCTTATTCCTAA
- a CDS encoding alpha/beta hydrolase, protein MEQATFSGTEPINGTDVYYEYYQHESSRDTLVLLHGFLSSTFSFRRLIPLLQTEFNVVSMDLPPFGKSGKSQQFIYSYKNLADTVIRLSEKLGFEKVTLVGHSMGGQIVLNVAHSKPDLVDQAILLCSSGYMKRMKPHIIFSSYIPFFHLYVKLYLQRSGVKQNLKNVVYDHSMIDDEMLYGYLSPFLEDDIFRALTRMIRDREGDMPAAALKKIETPCLLIWGEHDRVVPLHIGKRLNKDLKNSKLVVLKDTGHLVPEERPEDVLQHIRSFMNTVRVQESV, encoded by the coding sequence ATGGAACAAGCGACTTTTTCAGGAACAGAGCCAATTAATGGAACAGATGTTTATTATGAATACTACCAGCATGAGTCCTCCAGGGATACCCTGGTTCTGCTGCATGGTTTTCTGTCATCCACCTTTAGCTTTCGCAGGCTGATTCCTCTGCTGCAAACGGAATTCAATGTGGTATCCATGGATTTGCCGCCCTTTGGAAAAAGCGGGAAATCTCAGCAGTTCATCTACTCATACAAAAACCTGGCGGATACGGTTATCCGCTTATCAGAAAAGCTGGGATTTGAAAAAGTTACTTTAGTAGGGCATTCCATGGGAGGCCAGATTGTTTTAAATGTCGCCCACTCCAAGCCTGATCTAGTAGACCAGGCAATATTGCTGTGCAGTTCCGGATATATGAAGCGAATGAAGCCGCATATCATCTTTTCAAGCTACATACCTTTCTTTCATCTGTATGTTAAATTATATCTTCAGCGCTCAGGGGTAAAGCAGAATTTAAAAAATGTTGTCTACGATCATTCCATGATTGATGATGAAATGCTCTACGGATATTTGTCGCCATTTTTAGAAGACGATATTTTCCGAGCCTTAACCAGGATGATCCGCGACAGGGAAGGCGATATGCCTGCCGCTGCATTGAAGAAAATAGAAACGCCGTGTCTTTTAATTTGGGGAGAACATGACAGAGTCGTCCCGCTTCATATCGGCAAACGGCTCAATAAGGATTTAAAAAATTCCAAGCTGGTGGTCTTAAAGGATACCGGGCATCTCGTGCCGGAAGAACGGCCGGAAGATGTTCTTCAGCACATCAGGAGTTTTATGAATACCGTTCGGGTACAGGAGAGTGTATAG